The Propionibacterium freudenreichii subsp. freudenreichii genome contains a region encoding:
- a CDS encoding lipoate--protein ligase family protein: MAEAALRGEYKVRGGKLVAVDLEIVDGRLARVHVSGDFFLEPDDALDEINAALEGQPANASVADLAAAIRARLSPDARLIGFDPEAVGIAVRRAVRGALGWNDLTFEVMGPKVMDPTLHVALDQVIPDEVSQGVRGPVFRFWDWDRPLVVIGSFQSVRNEVDEANARKYGIKVVRRITGGGAMFMEQGNCLTYSMVVPGSLVEGLSYEQSYAYLDDWVLGALAEVGVNATYKPLNDIASDKGKIGGAAQRRLVDGTVLHHVTMSYDIDADKMMEVLRIGREKLSDKGTKSANKRVDPMRSQTGLPRDEIFTRFLAYFKNRYNCVDSDYTPEEMARAQQLVDTKFNTPEWTYRVP; this comes from the coding sequence ATGGCCGAGGCAGCGTTGCGCGGCGAGTACAAGGTGCGTGGAGGAAAACTGGTGGCCGTCGATCTGGAGATCGTGGACGGGCGGCTCGCACGCGTGCACGTATCGGGGGACTTCTTCCTGGAACCGGATGATGCCTTGGACGAGATCAATGCGGCGTTGGAAGGCCAGCCGGCCAACGCCAGCGTGGCTGACCTCGCCGCGGCAATCCGGGCGCGGCTGTCGCCCGACGCGCGACTGATCGGCTTCGATCCGGAGGCAGTGGGTATCGCGGTTCGTCGGGCAGTGCGCGGCGCGCTCGGATGGAACGACCTGACCTTCGAGGTCATGGGACCCAAGGTGATGGATCCGACGCTGCACGTGGCCCTGGACCAGGTAATCCCCGATGAGGTGTCGCAGGGCGTGCGCGGACCGGTCTTCCGCTTCTGGGACTGGGACCGGCCCCTGGTGGTCATCGGCTCGTTCCAGTCGGTGCGCAATGAGGTGGATGAGGCCAACGCGCGCAAGTACGGCATCAAGGTGGTGCGTCGCATCACCGGCGGCGGGGCGATGTTCATGGAGCAGGGCAACTGCCTCACCTACTCGATGGTCGTCCCCGGATCCCTCGTCGAGGGACTCAGCTACGAACAGTCCTACGCCTACTTGGATGACTGGGTGCTCGGTGCGCTGGCAGAGGTGGGTGTGAACGCCACCTACAAGCCGCTCAACGACATCGCCAGCGACAAGGGGAAGATCGGAGGCGCCGCCCAGCGCCGGCTGGTCGATGGCACGGTGCTCCACCATGTGACGATGAGCTACGACATCGACGCCGACAAGATGATGGAGGTGCTGCGCATCGGGCGGGAGAAGCTGTCCGACAAGGGGACGAAGAGCGCCAACAAGCGCGTCGACCCGATGCGCTCACAGACCGGGCTGCCCCGCGACGAGATCTTCACCAGGTTCCTGGCGTACTTCAAGAATCGCTACAACTGCGTCGATTCCGATTACACGCCCGAGGAGATGGCTCGGGCCCAACAGCTGGTCGACACCAAGTTCAACACCCCTGAGTGGACCTATCGGGTTCCCTGA
- a CDS encoding DUF2550 domain-containing protein: MIAALEIVAVVLALAVVAGLGVLIARRQWLLSREGIFSCEVRQRLPRNGSRWVPGVARYSGNSLLWYKMLSASFRPTLVIRRRGARLMDHRAPSPQDGLLAVNSHRIVRLEVHTPGGAEHVMELGLAPESLMGLMAWLEAGPPGGESYREFD, encoded by the coding sequence ATGATCGCCGCGCTCGAGATCGTGGCTGTGGTGCTGGCGCTGGCCGTCGTGGCCGGCCTCGGCGTGCTCATTGCCAGGCGGCAGTGGCTCCTGAGCCGTGAGGGGATCTTCAGCTGCGAGGTGCGCCAGCGCCTGCCGAGGAATGGTTCGCGGTGGGTTCCCGGTGTGGCCCGCTACTCGGGCAATTCGTTGCTGTGGTACAAGATGCTGTCGGCGAGCTTCCGACCCACCTTGGTGATTCGCCGCCGGGGGGCCCGCCTCATGGACCATCGGGCACCGAGCCCCCAGGACGGTCTGCTGGCAGTGAACAGCCACCGGATCGTCCGCCTTGAGGTGCACACTCCAGGTGGGGCGGAGCATGTGATGGAGTTGGGTCTCGCGCCGGAGTCGCTCATGGGCCTCATGGCGTGGCTCGAAGCGGGCCCCCCCGGTGGCGAAAGCTATCGCGAATTCGACTAG
- a CDS encoding F0F1 ATP synthase subunit epsilon, with protein sequence MPNLLQVEVVAAEGKVWEGQAVSLVARTTEGDIGILADHEPFMAALVPSAVQVTTPEGIDEIIAVSDGFISVFRNRVSLLSSFAELAQEISVEQARVTVANLHERIDSSEATTDEAREYNRALAQLRAAGQYQAKMKGQSYSEITPQPAKIAPGD encoded by the coding sequence ATGCCGAATCTTCTCCAGGTCGAGGTGGTGGCTGCGGAGGGCAAGGTCTGGGAGGGCCAGGCCGTCTCGCTCGTCGCCCGTACGACCGAAGGCGATATCGGTATCCTCGCCGACCACGAGCCGTTCATGGCGGCGCTGGTTCCCAGCGCCGTGCAGGTGACCACCCCGGAGGGCATCGACGAGATCATCGCGGTGTCCGACGGGTTCATCTCGGTCTTCCGTAATCGCGTATCGCTCCTGAGTTCGTTTGCCGAGCTCGCGCAGGAGATCTCCGTGGAACAGGCGCGGGTGACGGTCGCGAACCTGCATGAGCGCATCGACAGCTCGGAGGCCACCACCGACGAGGCCCGCGAATACAACCGTGCGTTGGCACAGCTGCGGGCCGCCGGCCAGTACCAGGCGAAGATGAAGGGCCAGAGCTACTCGGAGATCACCCCGCAGCCCGCAAAGATCGCGCCGGGGGACTAG
- the atpD gene encoding F0F1 ATP synthase subunit beta — translation MTATQTAPEDAGTAGTGHVVRVIGSVVDVEFPSGRLPEIDNALHVSLDSGDGSTTITMEVALQVGDNTVRCISLKPTDGLRRGTEVVDTGAPIKVPVGDVTKGHVWNATGDLLNADPATVKIDERWSIHREPPAFDALEPESQMLETGIKVLDLLTPYVQGGKIGLFGGAGVGKTVLIQEMIYRIAHNFGGTSVFAGVGERTREGNDLIHEMEEANVLKDTALVFGQMDEPPGTRLRVALSALTMAEYFRDVENQDVLLFIDNIFRFTQAGSEVSTLLGRMPSAVGYQPNLADEMGQLQERITSTRGHSITSMQAIYVPADDYTDPAPATTFAHLDATTELSRDIASRGLYPAVDPLSSTSRILAPEYVGKEHYDVATEVKQILQRNKELQDIIAILGIDELSEEDKIVVGRARRIQQFLSQNTYMATKFTGVEGSTVPVAQTVESFKMIAEGKCDEIPEQAFFNVGDMDDVNKKWDQLKKEG, via the coding sequence ATGACTGCCACACAGACAGCTCCCGAGGACGCCGGGACGGCCGGCACCGGTCATGTCGTCCGCGTGATTGGTTCGGTGGTCGACGTCGAGTTCCCCTCGGGTCGCCTTCCCGAGATCGACAATGCCCTGCACGTCTCGCTCGACAGCGGCGATGGTTCAACGACCATCACCATGGAGGTCGCCCTCCAGGTCGGCGACAACACGGTGCGATGCATCTCGCTGAAGCCGACCGACGGCCTGCGCCGTGGCACCGAGGTGGTCGACACCGGTGCACCGATCAAGGTCCCGGTGGGCGATGTGACCAAGGGTCACGTCTGGAACGCGACCGGCGACCTGCTCAACGCCGACCCCGCCACGGTGAAGATCGACGAGCGGTGGTCGATCCACCGCGAGCCGCCGGCGTTCGACGCCCTGGAACCCGAATCCCAGATGCTCGAGACGGGCATCAAGGTGCTGGACCTGCTGACCCCCTACGTACAGGGCGGAAAGATCGGCCTGTTCGGCGGCGCCGGCGTCGGCAAGACCGTGCTGATCCAGGAGATGATCTACCGCATTGCCCACAACTTCGGTGGCACCTCGGTGTTCGCCGGCGTGGGGGAGCGCACCCGCGAGGGCAATGACCTCATCCATGAGATGGAGGAGGCCAATGTGCTGAAGGACACCGCACTGGTCTTCGGCCAGATGGACGAGCCGCCGGGAACGCGCCTGCGCGTGGCACTGTCGGCCCTGACGATGGCGGAGTACTTCCGCGACGTCGAGAACCAGGACGTGTTGTTGTTCATCGACAACATCTTCCGGTTCACCCAGGCAGGTTCTGAGGTGTCGACGCTGCTGGGCCGGATGCCCTCGGCGGTGGGCTACCAGCCGAACCTGGCCGACGAGATGGGCCAGCTCCAGGAGCGGATCACCTCGACGCGAGGTCATTCGATCACCTCGATGCAGGCCATCTACGTGCCGGCCGATGACTACACCGACCCGGCTCCGGCAACGACCTTCGCCCACCTGGACGCCACGACGGAGCTCAGCCGCGACATTGCCTCGCGAGGCCTGTACCCGGCCGTGGATCCGCTGAGCTCGACGAGCCGCATCCTGGCCCCCGAGTACGTCGGCAAGGAACACTACGACGTGGCCACCGAGGTGAAGCAGATCCTGCAGCGGAACAAGGAGTTGCAGGACATCATCGCCATCCTCGGCATCGACGAGCTGTCGGAGGAGGACAAGATCGTCGTTGGACGTGCCCGTCGCATCCAGCAGTTCCTGTCGCAGAACACCTACATGGCCACGAAGTTCACCGGCGTGGAGGGCTCCACCGTGCCGGTGGCGCAGACCGTCGAGAGCTTCAAGATGATCGCCGAGGGCAAGTGCGACGAGATTCCCGAGCAGGCCTTCTTCAACGTCGGTGACATGGATGATGTCAACAAGAAGTGGGACCAGCTGAAGAAGGAGGGCTGA
- a CDS encoding F0F1 ATP synthase subunit gamma produces the protein MATSLRELKQRRNSVATTMKITKAMELIAASRVTKAQQRARNADEYTRELVRAVSTVAAYTREDHRLTQIKEHPKRAAVLVINSDRGLAGGYPANVMRASEGLLKHLAEGGLETDIYTVGRRALDYFNFRHVPIKQSWQGFSEDPHYANAHDIGRVLIDQIMKDTEAGGVDEIHVVYTRFLSLVSQRTELVRLLPLQVVRDQEETAHAGDDVVSDNAEIAPPYNFEPDAETVLDALLPLYVIDRIKYMLRESAASELAARQQAMHSATDNAQQLIDTLTRQANTARQAEITQEITEIVGGASALSESTQEM, from the coding sequence ATGGCGACATCCCTGCGTGAGCTGAAGCAACGGAGAAATTCCGTTGCCACGACGATGAAGATCACCAAGGCCATGGAGCTCATCGCCGCCTCGCGCGTCACCAAGGCCCAGCAGCGGGCCCGCAACGCCGACGAATACACCCGTGAACTCGTGCGTGCGGTGTCAACCGTGGCGGCCTACACGCGCGAGGACCACCGGCTGACCCAGATCAAGGAGCATCCCAAGCGCGCCGCGGTGCTGGTGATCAACTCCGACCGTGGTCTGGCCGGCGGTTATCCCGCCAATGTGATGAGGGCCTCCGAGGGACTGCTCAAGCACCTGGCCGAGGGTGGGCTGGAGACCGACATCTACACGGTCGGGCGCCGTGCCCTGGATTACTTCAACTTCCGCCATGTGCCGATCAAGCAGTCGTGGCAGGGGTTCTCCGAGGATCCGCACTACGCCAATGCCCATGACATCGGGCGGGTGCTGATCGATCAGATCATGAAGGACACCGAGGCCGGCGGAGTCGATGAGATCCACGTGGTGTACACGCGGTTCCTGTCCCTGGTCTCCCAGCGCACCGAATTGGTGCGGCTCCTTCCCCTGCAGGTCGTGCGCGACCAGGAGGAGACGGCCCACGCCGGCGACGACGTCGTGAGCGACAATGCGGAGATCGCACCGCCCTACAACTTCGAGCCCGATGCCGAGACGGTCCTGGACGCACTCCTGCCGCTGTACGTGATCGATCGGATCAAGTACATGCTGCGTGAGTCGGCGGCGTCCGAGCTGGCGGCCCGCCAGCAGGCCATGCACTCGGCCACTGACAATGCCCAGCAACTGATCGACACCCTGACGCGTCAGGCCAATACCGCGCGCCAGGCCGAGATCACCCAGGAAATCACCGAAATCGTGGGCGGCGCGAGCGCGTTGTCCGAATCAACACAGGAGATGTGA
- the atpA gene encoding F0F1 ATP synthase subunit alpha, with protein MAELSISSDEIRDALDTFVHNFTPTQAAPEEVGHVTTSGDGIARVEGLPNVMANELLRFDNGTMGIALNLDEREIGVVVLGESEGIDEGSIVRGTGEILSVPVGDGYLGRVVDAMGNPIDGKGAIDGIAGRRALELQAPGVMDRQEVTEPLMTGLKAVDSMIPIGRGQRELIIGDRKTGKTAIATDTIINQLDNWRSGDPKKQVRCIYVAVGQKNTTVAEVHENLRKAGAMEYTVIVNAPASDPAGFKYIAPYSGSSIGQHWMYEGKHVLIVFDDLTKQAEAYRAMSLLLRRPPGREAYPGDVFYLHSRLLERCAKLSDELGAGSMTGLPIVETKANDISAYIPTNVISITDGQIFLLSDLFNANQRPAVDVGNSVSRVGGAAQTKAMKKVSGTLKIDLAQYRDMQAFAMFASDLDATSRRQLDRGARLTELLRQQQAQPLRMEEQAVSIWAGVNGKLDDVPVDDVLRFESEFLEFLRESTDLLTTIASSGALSDETVASLDDRIASFKQTFRTSDGQLLAGARDSEKVGNEDINQAKIVATKRS; from the coding sequence ATGGCTGAACTGAGCATCAGCTCGGATGAGATCCGCGACGCGCTGGACACCTTCGTCCACAATTTCACGCCCACACAGGCGGCCCCCGAAGAGGTCGGCCACGTCACCACTTCCGGCGACGGCATCGCGCGCGTCGAGGGCCTGCCCAATGTCATGGCCAACGAGCTGTTGCGCTTTGACAACGGCACGATGGGCATTGCACTGAACCTTGACGAGCGGGAGATCGGCGTCGTGGTCCTCGGGGAGTCCGAGGGCATCGACGAGGGCTCGATCGTGCGGGGCACCGGTGAGATCCTGTCCGTGCCGGTCGGCGACGGCTATCTCGGTCGTGTCGTGGACGCGATGGGCAATCCGATCGACGGCAAGGGTGCCATTGACGGCATCGCGGGGCGTCGCGCCCTCGAGCTCCAGGCCCCCGGCGTGATGGATCGCCAGGAGGTCACCGAGCCCCTGATGACCGGCCTCAAGGCCGTCGACTCGATGATCCCGATCGGACGCGGTCAGCGTGAGTTGATCATTGGTGACCGCAAGACCGGCAAGACCGCCATCGCCACCGACACGATCATCAACCAGCTCGACAACTGGCGCAGCGGTGACCCGAAGAAGCAGGTGCGCTGCATCTACGTCGCGGTCGGCCAGAAGAACACCACCGTCGCCGAGGTTCATGAGAATCTGCGCAAGGCCGGCGCCATGGAGTACACGGTGATCGTGAATGCCCCGGCATCCGACCCCGCCGGCTTCAAGTACATCGCCCCCTACTCCGGCTCGTCCATCGGACAGCACTGGATGTACGAGGGCAAGCACGTGCTCATCGTCTTCGACGACCTGACCAAGCAGGCGGAGGCCTATCGGGCAATGTCGCTGCTGCTGCGCCGCCCGCCGGGCCGCGAGGCCTACCCCGGCGATGTGTTCTACCTGCACTCCCGCCTGCTGGAACGTTGCGCGAAGCTGTCGGACGAGCTCGGTGCGGGATCCATGACCGGATTGCCGATCGTCGAGACGAAGGCCAACGACATCTCGGCCTACATCCCGACGAACGTGATCTCGATCACCGACGGTCAGATCTTCCTGCTCTCCGATCTGTTCAACGCCAACCAGCGGCCGGCTGTCGACGTCGGCAACTCGGTGAGCCGCGTCGGCGGCGCTGCCCAGACCAAGGCCATGAAGAAGGTCTCGGGAACGCTCAAGATCGACCTGGCCCAGTACCGCGACATGCAGGCCTTCGCCATGTTCGCCTCGGACCTCGACGCGACCAGTCGCCGCCAGCTCGACCGGGGCGCACGCCTCACAGAGCTGCTGCGCCAGCAGCAGGCCCAGCCGCTGCGCATGGAGGAGCAGGCCGTCTCGATCTGGGCCGGCGTCAACGGCAAGCTGGACGACGTGCCCGTGGACGATGTGCTGCGCTTCGAGTCCGAGTTCCTGGAATTCCTGCGCGAGAGCACCGACCTGCTCACCACCATCGCATCCAGCGGTGCGCTGAGCGACGAGACCGTGGCCTCCCTCGATGACAGGATCGCCTCGTTCAAGCAGACCTTCCGCACCAGCGACGGCCAATTGCTGGCCGGTGCCAGGGATTCGGAGAAGGTCGGCAATGAGGACATCAACCAGGCCAAGATCGTGGCCACGAAGAGGTCCTGA
- a CDS encoding F0F1 ATP synthase subunit delta translates to MTNVNGTRIERLDEAADKIVATSSLSTELFALVDELNAQPDLGRALTDPALEAEGRGKLAGALLGKRLSGPTVDFVVQALALDWASGREFTSGLGRQAIRIALRSTDADQVRTELNVVRETLATHDELRVAMAGHTAGEEARAKLVDQLLGDKVDPVTAMLVGRAVRDGEHVQDALWSCMELASQVLGRILARVTVARPLPAYQMAELGEQLRRLYGQPVDMAEHVDPSVLGGVRVELGDDVIDGTVASKLSEAQRELA, encoded by the coding sequence GTGACCAACGTGAACGGCACCCGCATTGAGCGCCTGGACGAGGCAGCCGACAAGATCGTGGCCACCTCGTCCCTGAGTACGGAACTCTTCGCCCTGGTGGATGAGCTGAATGCTCAGCCTGACCTGGGGCGCGCTCTGACCGACCCGGCGTTGGAGGCCGAGGGTCGGGGCAAGCTTGCGGGAGCCCTCCTGGGCAAGCGCCTCAGCGGGCCCACGGTCGACTTCGTGGTCCAGGCACTGGCCCTTGATTGGGCCAGCGGTCGGGAATTCACCTCGGGGCTGGGCCGCCAGGCGATTCGCATCGCCCTGCGCAGCACAGACGCCGATCAGGTGCGCACCGAGCTGAACGTGGTGCGTGAGACCCTGGCGACACATGACGAGCTACGGGTTGCCATGGCCGGGCACACCGCCGGTGAGGAGGCCCGGGCCAAGCTCGTCGACCAACTGCTCGGCGACAAGGTCGACCCCGTGACCGCGATGTTGGTCGGCCGGGCGGTACGTGACGGCGAGCACGTGCAGGACGCGCTGTGGTCGTGCATGGAGCTGGCCAGCCAGGTCCTTGGCCGGATCCTGGCACGTGTCACCGTGGCAAGGCCCCTGCCCGCCTACCAAATGGCCGAACTCGGTGAACAACTGCGCCGATTGTATGGACAGCCGGTGGACATGGCCGAACACGTCGACCCGTCGGTTCTTGGCGGGGTCCGCGTCGAGCTGGGCGATGACGTGATCGACGGCACGGTGGCCTCGAAGCTGTCCGAAGCCCAACGTGAGCTGGCCTGA
- a CDS encoding F0F1 ATP synthase subunit B, whose protein sequence is MTPNGLVPHIDLGPLLPELPEFLAGLLLLGLMWIIVAKAVAPRFEQLYEKRSSEIEGGIQHAEQVQAEAAKAREQYQAQLSEVRESAAKAREDAKTRSAEILRDAKNEAAQEQARMIAEARAQIASEREIAAGQLTTQVGGLATTLAGRIVGESLDDDERAKRTVERFLKELENQPARNQTIGK, encoded by the coding sequence ATGACACCCAACGGATTGGTGCCCCATATCGATTTGGGGCCGCTGCTCCCGGAGCTGCCTGAGTTCCTGGCGGGACTGTTGCTCCTGGGGCTCATGTGGATCATCGTGGCCAAGGCCGTGGCGCCCCGCTTCGAGCAGCTGTATGAAAAGCGCAGCAGCGAGATCGAGGGCGGCATCCAGCATGCCGAGCAGGTGCAGGCTGAGGCGGCAAAGGCCCGCGAACAGTACCAGGCGCAGCTGTCTGAGGTTCGTGAGTCGGCGGCAAAGGCCCGCGAGGATGCGAAGACCCGCAGTGCCGAGATCCTGCGCGATGCCAAGAACGAGGCCGCGCAGGAACAGGCCCGCATGATCGCGGAGGCCCGTGCCCAGATCGCCAGCGAGCGTGAGATCGCCGCCGGCCAGTTGACCACCCAGGTCGGCGGACTGGCAACCACCCTGGCCGGACGCATCGTCGGGGAGTCCCTCGACGACGACGAGCGTGCCAAGCGCACCGTCGAACGCTTCCTGAAGGAGCTGGAAAACCAGCCCGCACGAAACCAGACCATCGGAAAGTGA
- the atpE gene encoding ATP synthase F0 subunit C yields MTPLEISGSLNVIGYGLATLGPGIGVALIFAAAIQGIARQPEARGYIMTPVYIGFAIVEALAILGFVLAFIK; encoded by the coding sequence ATGACACCGTTGGAGATCTCCGGTTCGCTCAACGTCATCGGCTACGGTCTGGCGACCCTCGGACCCGGCATCGGCGTGGCGCTGATCTTCGCCGCGGCCATTCAGGGCATCGCTCGTCAGCCCGAGGCCCGCGGCTACATCATGACGCCGGTGTACATCGGCTTCGCCATTGTTGAGGCCCTCGCCATTCTGGGCTTCGTCTTGGCATTCATCAAGTGA
- the atpB gene encoding F0F1 ATP synthase subunit A codes for MGGGVSSWHAPSQEDFEFSGWFGTTWFNKPMLLAIIGFVGVLAYWLIASRRLKVIPSKAQFFAEYVYDFVRNIGRDMIGPGYRRFTPYLLTLFSFILVSNWFGETFVFMFPTFSRVSYAYAGAILTFLAYVISGFAKHGLGYLRVALIPSGVPPWLYPVIIPLEFLSSFITRPLTLSVRLFANMFAGHMSIMVFVGGGAALLGWVHNSFYNVTGVFALLFGVAMLCLELFIGFLQAYIFTILAAQYIGSSVGAAH; via the coding sequence ATCGGCGGGGGAGTGAGCAGTTGGCACGCGCCCAGCCAGGAGGATTTCGAGTTCTCCGGCTGGTTCGGAACCACATGGTTCAACAAGCCGATGCTGCTGGCAATTATCGGATTCGTGGGTGTTCTCGCCTACTGGCTGATTGCCTCGCGTCGCCTCAAGGTGATTCCCTCGAAGGCCCAGTTCTTCGCCGAGTACGTCTATGACTTCGTCCGCAACATCGGGCGCGACATGATCGGCCCCGGCTACCGCCGCTTCACCCCGTACCTGCTCACCTTGTTCTCGTTCATCCTGGTCAGCAACTGGTTCGGCGAGACCTTCGTGTTCATGTTCCCGACCTTCTCGCGCGTCAGCTACGCCTATGCCGGTGCGATCCTGACCTTTCTGGCCTATGTGATCTCCGGCTTCGCCAAGCACGGCCTGGGCTATCTGCGCGTCGCCCTCATTCCCAGTGGGGTGCCGCCGTGGCTGTACCCGGTGATCATCCCGCTGGAATTCCTGTCCTCATTCATCACCCGACCGCTCACCCTGTCGGTGCGACTCTTCGCCAATATGTTCGCCGGACATATGTCCATCATGGTGTTCGTTGGTGGCGGTGCCGCGCTGCTCGGTTGGGTGCACAACAGCTTCTACAATGTCACCGGCGTCTTTGCCCTCCTCTTCGGAGTGGCGATGCTGTGCCTGGAGTTGTTCATCGGGTTCCTGCAGGCCTATATCTTCACGATCCTGGCTGCGCAGTACATCGGTTCCTCGGTGGGCGCAGCCCACTGA